ATAATCCCCCGGACGTGAGTTTTCACAGTATTGGGACTGAGATAGAGTTTTTCGGCAATCTCTGGGTTGCTCAAACCGTCTACCATCAGTTTCAATACTTCTAACTCGCGCTGCGAAAGATTAGCGGTGTTTCCCTTGGGTGTGGGGGTGCGAAGATTATCAATTACTCGTCGCGCAATTTGGGGATCGAGATAAGTTGCGCCATCAACAGCAGCTGCGATCGCACTTAACAGTCGCTCTACACTAGCGCCTTTGATACAATAAGCGTCTGCACCGCTAGACAAAGCGGCAATAATTTCTGTCTCTGTTTGGTGGGATGTTAGCATCACCACATGAGTCTCTGGTAATGCGGCTTTAATTTGCTGTGTCGCCGCAATTCCATCAAGTCGCGGTAAGCCGATATCCATCACTACCAAATCGGGTTTGAGTTGGAGTGCTGCTTGCACGCCTAAATAGCCATCTTCTGCTTGTCCGACAATTTCCAACTGGGGATGAACCATCAATGATTGTTCTAGTCCCAGTTGCATCATCGGATCGTCTTCAACAATTAACACCCGCAACGGTGGTGCATCTGCTGGCAGATTTAAGAAGGAGCTATTATCTAAAGACATTCTCAATTGGGTAGTGGTTAATATTTATCGCTCAAGGTCAAGAGTCAAAAGTCCATAGTCCAAAATCTCATTACCAATGACCATTGACTGTTGACCCTTGACCCTTGACTCTTTACTAACTTTTCTATTCTTCCACGCGATATCCTAACTCTGCTAAACTAACGCGAGACTGACGCCATTTTGGCTGGACTTTGACGAATAATTCTAGGTATACTTTGCCTGAAATCAATTTTTGAATTTGTTCGCGAGCCGCGCTACCAATGGCTTTGAGCATTGAGCCACCTTTGCCAATGAGAATTCCTTTTTGGGAATCTCGCTCAACGTTGATTGTGGCAAGTACGCGGGTAATACTTGGGGTTTCTTCCACCATATCAATAGCGATCGCTACTGAATGGGGAACTTCTTCGCGCGTCAACAGCAAAATCTGTTCGCGGATTAATTCGCCCATAATAAAGCGTTCTGGCTGGTCTGTCACCAAGTCAGGAGGATAGTAAAATGGGCCGTTCTCTAAATGTTCAATTAATAAATTTTGCAGTTCTGGCAATCCCCCACCAGTTTTGGCGGAAAATTTGACCGTTTGCCATTGGTATGATTCGGCTAAGTTTGTGTAGCTATCATCTATCAGCTGGGAATCTGTAGGTTGTTGATCGATTTTGTTCAGACCCAAAATCACAGGTGTTTGACTGCGACTCAGCAATTCAGCAATAAAGCGATCGCCTGCACCACAAGCCACCGTTCCATCTACCACAAATAGCACTACATCCACTGATTCAATCGCAATTTTGGCATTTTGCACCAGTACCTCTCCCAATTGATGATGGGGTTTATGAATTCCTGGTGTGTCTACAAAAATTAGCTGTGCTTCTGGTGTAGTTAAAATCCCTCTTAAACGATTACGTGTCGTCTGTGCTACCGGGGAAGTAATAGCAACTTTTTGTCCTACTAATTGATTCATTAAAGTAGATTTACCGACATTAGGGCGACCGATAATGCCGATGAAACCCGATTTAAATTCAGGAGGAGCTTGGGGAATCGATACTTCTCCTGAAAAAGAGAAGATGTGATTATCAATACTAGTCACCTTTAGCTCCACCGTCATATTTTATAGTTGGGATAAGTGGTTTTTTTTCTTAGACAAGTAATAAACATAAGATCACCCTGGCATTTTTAGGGATTGCCTCTGCTTAAGTTTAATCTACTACTAAATATAGTTCGTTCCAATATCAAAAAAAGAGATAGGAGCTTACAAACTCAAGGAATTTTTCTATCTTATAGGGTATTGATCTATTGAGAACACTGTGCTGCAATTGTATTCCATTGTGCTACTCATACCTATAAGTGAGAAGTCATTATAATTTGTCAAACTAATCTTCATGCATTGCCATTATAAGAAACAAAAATACGATCGATAGGCAGTTTATGTTAAGAAAAGTAATACTAATGCTCTCGATCGTTTGATTAAGATATTAACACTTGTTGCTTGATAGCAGGGCTTGAACAGCAGTAACTATTGAATAATTCTGAGTACAAATTCGCCTTGATTTACAGCTTGATTAGTCGAAATCTCATAAACTAATCCATCGTGTTCGGCAAAGATATCAATCACCTGAGGTAATTGATTTTCTTTGTTGAAACTGAGAATTTGATACAGTCTGTCTTTAACCTTGACTTTACTTCCCAATTCCACTCGCGATTGAATCATACCACCTGCGATCGCATAATATTTGATGACTTTACTTGTAGCGGAAAAAGTCATTTTATGCTCTCTGGTTTGTGCTTGAGGAAATTCAGGGATTTGCAACACACCTTTTTGTGCTAAATAATTTTTTATACCTAAAATACCTTTGCTAACTGAATCAGGGTTCATCTCCATTCCTGAACCAAGTTCGAGCGTCCAAGCTTCGATATCAAATCGAATGTTTCTACCTAGTTGTTGAAAACAAGCTTCTAATGCTAACCA
The genomic region above belongs to Calothrix sp. NIES-2098 and contains:
- a CDS encoding two-component response regulator, which encodes MSLDNSSFLNLPADAPPLRVLIVEDDPMMQLGLEQSLMVHPQLEIVGQAEDGYLGVQAALQLKPDLVVMDIGLPRLDGIAATQQIKAALPETHVVMLTSHQTETEIIAALSSGADAYCIKGASVERLLSAIAAAVDGATYLDPQIARRVIDNLRTPTPKGNTANLSQRELEVLKLMVDGLSNPEIAEKLYLSPNTVKTHVRGIMNKLAVDDRVQAAVVALRSGLV
- the era gene encoding GTP-binding protein Era, producing the protein MTVELKVTSIDNHIFSFSGEVSIPQAPPEFKSGFIGIIGRPNVGKSTLMNQLVGQKVAITSPVAQTTRNRLRGILTTPEAQLIFVDTPGIHKPHHQLGEVLVQNAKIAIESVDVVLFVVDGTVACGAGDRFIAELLSRSQTPVILGLNKIDQQPTDSQLIDDSYTNLAESYQWQTVKFSAKTGGGLPELQNLLIEHLENGPFYYPPDLVTDQPERFIMGELIREQILLLTREEVPHSVAIAIDMVEETPSITRVLATINVERDSQKGILIGKGGSMLKAIGSAAREQIQKLISGKVYLELFVKVQPKWRQSRVSLAELGYRVEE